In Synechococcus sp. Nb3U1, one DNA window encodes the following:
- a CDS encoding lipoyl protein ligase domain-containing protein: MLTSMGSQGYWLPYRVASGAWQMQQDRQLLDGMRRDPRLVLRFYGWDQLTLSLGRHQVWPDSLMGVSSGIPTVRRPTGGRAVLHQAAADQAELTYSLGIPLLYLRETLPNLKRACVYDYCCRFLVQGLAELGIAVDAPSPDECGIQERLYPNKISCFAARTRADLSWRGQKLIGSAQLWQPWGILQQGSILLRPNRALWERHLSGSTVVGIHDICPQSPGIPGLIEHFLRVAGQCFSVDWQRQENCPKN; the protein is encoded by the coding sequence TTGTTGACAAGCATGGGATCCCAGGGGTACTGGCTGCCCTATCGGGTGGCCTCTGGTGCGTGGCAGATGCAGCAGGATCGCCAGCTTCTGGATGGGATGCGTCGGGATCCCCGCTTGGTGTTGCGTTTTTATGGCTGGGATCAACTGACCCTATCCCTCGGTCGCCATCAAGTTTGGCCCGATAGTCTGATGGGGGTTTCTTCAGGGATCCCGACCGTGCGGCGACCGACAGGGGGGCGGGCGGTACTGCACCAGGCTGCCGCCGATCAAGCCGAGCTGACCTACAGCTTGGGGATCCCTTTGCTATATTTACGGGAGACCCTGCCCAACTTGAAGCGAGCCTGTGTATACGATTACTGCTGCCGTTTTTTAGTGCAGGGGTTGGCGGAACTGGGCATTGCAGTGGATGCCCCCAGCCCGGATGAATGTGGTATCCAAGAACGTCTCTATCCCAACAAGATCAGTTGTTTTGCGGCACGTACCCGGGCTGACCTGAGCTGGCGGGGCCAAAAACTCATCGGCAGTGCCCAACTGTGGCAACCCTGGGGGATCCTACAACAGGGATCCATTTTGCTAAGGCCCAACCGGGCATTGTGGGAGCGCCATCTCTCCGGTTCGACAGTGGTGGGCATTCACGACATTTGCCCCCAGTCGCCGGGGATCCCTGGTTTAATCGAGCATTTCTTGCGGGTGGCAGGGCAGTGTTTTTCGGTAGATTGGCAAAGGCAGGAAAATTGCCCAAAAAACTAG
- a CDS encoding YbjN domain-containing protein: protein MVYSEPLMSTFDRSPDAFLESQEPIHYAEIVSAVVSSLKEDAAYENHEQGHTWKFTYGTVEVFVHLSGESVEDTLSVWSPVLTLPVAEPAKLMQKLLEKNWSDTLEARFCIWNDQVVLNHYRTLEGITAGEISRAITIVASLADEYDEPLQTEFPKA from the coding sequence ATGGTCTACAGTGAGCCGCTCATGAGCACCTTTGACCGTTCTCCAGATGCCTTTCTGGAATCGCAAGAACCGATCCATTATGCCGAGATCGTCTCGGCGGTGGTCTCCAGCCTCAAGGAAGATGCTGCCTACGAAAACCATGAGCAGGGGCACACCTGGAAGTTCACCTACGGCACAGTGGAAGTTTTTGTCCATTTGAGCGGTGAATCGGTTGAAGATACCCTTTCGGTGTGGTCACCAGTCTTAACCCTACCGGTGGCAGAGCCGGCCAAACTGATGCAGAAACTGCTGGAAAAAAACTGGAGCGACACCCTAGAAGCCCGTTTTTGCATTTGGAACGATCAAGTGGTGCTCAACCACTACCGCACCCTGGAGGGCATCACCGCTGGCGAGATTTCTCGTGCCATCACCATCGTGGCCAGTTTGGCGGATGAGTACGATGAGCCCCTACAAACGGAGTTTCCGAAGGCTTAA
- a CDS encoding 5'-methylthioadenosine/adenosylhomocysteine nucleosidase, with protein sequence MPSQSLLLDPLEKSADSSTLGILGALPEEVAMFTEAMETVSTQTYLGRQFHQGSLAGQSVVVVQGGVGKVRAATTAALLVAHFPLRGIIFTGVAGALADHLQMGDVVLAHAAIEHDFGTGREEGFVLGIDFIPELRHPLAQADSTLYDLILAHPEKIPLQPLQGRDPVIHQGLVATGDVFVAHAGLRQEIQKRTGALVVEMEGAAVVRVAQEAGIPCLLVRSVSDAGDDTDFLSFFQTAALNSAAVVHTVLQNLP encoded by the coding sequence ATGCCCTCCCAATCCTTGCTACTGGATCCCCTAGAGAAAAGTGCCGACTCGTCTACCCTGGGCATTCTCGGAGCCCTGCCGGAAGAGGTGGCCATGTTCACCGAAGCCATGGAAACCGTCTCCACCCAAACTTATTTGGGGCGGCAATTCCATCAGGGATCCCTGGCTGGGCAGTCGGTGGTGGTGGTGCAGGGGGGTGTGGGCAAGGTACGGGCGGCAACCACAGCAGCTCTGTTGGTGGCCCATTTCCCGTTGCGAGGCATCATTTTCACTGGGGTGGCGGGAGCTTTGGCGGATCATCTGCAAATGGGGGATGTGGTGCTAGCCCATGCGGCGATCGAGCACGATTTCGGCACGGGGCGAGAAGAGGGCTTTGTCTTGGGCATCGATTTTATTCCCGAGTTGCGGCATCCCTTGGCCCAAGCGGATAGCACCCTCTACGATCTGATCCTGGCCCACCCCGAGAAGATTCCTCTTCAGCCGCTGCAGGGCCGGGATCCCGTCATTCATCAGGGCTTGGTGGCCACTGGGGATGTGTTTGTCGCCCATGCGGGGTTGCGGCAAGAGATCCAGAAACGCACAGGCGCTTTGGTGGTGGAAATGGAAGGGGCGGCAGTGGTGCGGGTGGCCCAAGAGGCCGGGATCCCTTGTTTGTTGGTGCGCTCCGTCAGCGATGCTGGGGATGACACGGATTTCTTGAGCTTTTTTCAGACCGCAGCCCTCAATTCGGCGGCAGTGGTACACACCGTGCTGCAAAACCTGCCCTAG
- a CDS encoding serine/threonine protein kinase has translation MNHSDLMQQARQGDLTALTQLLQRTLGSKGIQPHLSRSASTLHIWLQAEQGIAATAVIPSLKAGFLRLGIPGLDRLEISAGQGVEPEWQQVCVLQGSEGSGDPDPPVNLLQLGALLAGRYRLLRELAQNDRRRTWLAEPLREGAQSLAHPRTVVLKLLPFERGLQWADFKLFQREVRVLQHLDHPLVPKYCDSFEFTTPDHTTWFGLAQTYVPGQSLKKLLEVGHRFTEAEVRRIAADVLSVLVYLHQLSPPLLHRDIKPSNLIADAQGRTHVVDFGSVQDHTPTPGQSFTVVGSYGYAPVEQFGGRAVPASDLYALGATLIHLLTGTPPADLPQQQLKIQFAGRISIAPALARWIDRLIEPAPENRYRTALSALQALQSLQPDEPPPEPKLSGSDRSDGIPPIPQDLTQLTAGHLLAHLRQIQYYHQRSFSGQLLSCVSPIPQRIPKPYGCRIRLDSAPGELRIGLPRRGLYWGDLFPVGLWAVFAAVILSLGSWPFALILWGMAVWGSQVALGCTRLTLRRDYVQMERRFLGIYLRRREPTAAILGAFHEQGQRVPWAVNSHWVTLQVGIKSYRLGGHPLSWVECRWLAQEIQDWLKG, from the coding sequence ATGAACCACTCTGACCTAATGCAACAGGCACGACAGGGGGATCTGACCGCCCTGACCCAGCTGCTGCAACGCACTTTGGGTTCGAAAGGGATCCAACCTCACCTGAGTCGGAGCGCCTCCACCCTGCACATCTGGTTGCAAGCGGAGCAGGGTATCGCGGCAACAGCGGTGATCCCTTCCCTGAAAGCGGGCTTTCTGCGCCTAGGGATCCCGGGCCTTGACAGGTTAGAGATCTCAGCTGGTCAGGGGGTGGAACCCGAATGGCAGCAGGTGTGTGTGTTGCAAGGATCTGAAGGGAGTGGGGATCCGGATCCCCCAGTGAACCTATTGCAGTTGGGGGCTCTCCTAGCTGGAAGGTATCGGCTGTTGCGGGAACTGGCCCAAAACGACCGCCGTCGGACTTGGCTGGCCGAGCCGTTGCGGGAAGGTGCTCAATCTCTGGCTCACCCTCGAACGGTGGTGCTAAAACTGTTGCCCTTCGAGCGGGGCTTGCAATGGGCGGATTTTAAGTTGTTCCAGCGGGAGGTGCGGGTCTTGCAGCACCTGGATCATCCCTTGGTTCCTAAGTATTGTGACTCTTTTGAGTTCACCACCCCCGACCACACCACCTGGTTTGGATTGGCGCAAACCTATGTGCCGGGGCAGTCGCTAAAAAAGTTGTTGGAGGTAGGGCATCGCTTTACAGAAGCTGAAGTCAGGCGAATCGCGGCGGATGTATTGTCAGTTTTGGTCTATCTACACCAACTCAGCCCTCCTCTGTTGCATCGGGATATTAAACCCAGCAACCTGATTGCCGATGCGCAGGGCCGCACCCATGTGGTGGATTTTGGTTCGGTACAAGATCACACCCCCACACCTGGCCAGAGCTTCACAGTGGTGGGATCCTACGGCTATGCCCCGGTGGAGCAGTTCGGCGGACGGGCCGTGCCCGCTTCCGACTTGTACGCGCTGGGGGCGACTTTAATCCATCTGCTGACGGGCACACCGCCTGCCGATTTGCCGCAGCAGCAGCTGAAAATCCAATTTGCCGGACGGATTAGCATTGCCCCGGCCTTGGCCCGTTGGATCGACCGTTTGATCGAACCGGCTCCGGAAAATCGCTATCGAACCGCTTTGTCCGCACTGCAGGCTTTGCAAAGTTTACAACCCGATGAGCCACCCCCAGAACCCAAGCTCTCTGGCTCAGATCGCTCAGACGGGATCCCCCCTATCCCTCAGGATCTCACCCAGCTCACGGCAGGTCACCTCCTGGCCCATCTGCGGCAGATTCAGTACTACCACCAGCGCAGCTTCTCTGGCCAACTCCTCTCTTGCGTGAGCCCCATTCCGCAGCGGATCCCGAAACCCTATGGTTGCCGGATACGCCTAGATTCGGCTCCGGGAGAGTTGCGAATTGGGCTGCCCCGTCGGGGCTTGTACTGGGGGGATCTGTTTCCGGTGGGGCTTTGGGCGGTCTTTGCAGCGGTCATTTTATCTCTGGGATCCTGGCCCTTTGCCCTGATCTTGTGGGGGATGGCCGTTTGGGGATCCCAGGTGGCTTTGGGTTGTACCCGGCTCACCCTGCGCCGGGATTACGTTCAGATGGAACGGCGGTTTTTGGGCATTTATCTGCGCCGACGAGAACCTACCGCCGCCATTTTGGGAGCGTTCCATGAACAGGGGCAGCGGGTGCCTTGGGCGGTGAACAGCCACTGGGTAACCCTGCAGGTAGGCATTAAAAGTTACCGCTTGGGGGGGCATCCCCTCAGTTGGGTGGAATGCCGCTGGTTGGCCCAGGAAATTCAAGATTGGCTCAAGGGCTAG
- a CDS encoding leucyl aminopeptidase — MQLHLSNPPLTQGECALVYCFAPSEGNSSFSLPGEIAPWDEKVWSGLVAEVVREQGFQGKPNSSVALHLTGELRKLVLVGLGDPAALTLEALRRATAHGLRQAHSLKAKQVMLSLPETGLDRVRVVQAVAEAALLVAHQDNRFKSQAKTEGETGFSVQEVTLLVPGLEQSRPDYEAALHRATELAAGTILARELVAAPANIVTPLTLADTARQLAQEYGLEAEILGQEECEALGMGAFLGVAKASDLPPQFIHLTYKPEQGDPVTKLALVGKGLTFDSGGLNIKTDSRSIAMMKTDMGGSAAVLGAARTLAALKPQAELHFIVAATENMISGHGMHPGDILTASNQKTIEINNTDAEGRLTLADALVFAEKLGVDAILDLATLTGACVIALGEEIAGLFTQDETLAQELQQAANLSGEKIWRMPMEESYFEGLSSIVADMKNTGPRPGGSITASLFLKQFVEKTPWAHLDVAGPVWTERDSGYNNKGATGYGVRTLVEWVLARQAAGVQS; from the coding sequence ATGCAGCTCCATCTCAGCAATCCACCACTCACCCAAGGGGAATGTGCCCTGGTTTACTGCTTTGCCCCCTCGGAGGGGAATAGTAGCTTCTCTCTGCCCGGTGAAATCGCCCCCTGGGACGAAAAGGTGTGGTCGGGGCTGGTGGCCGAGGTGGTGCGGGAGCAGGGGTTTCAGGGGAAGCCCAATAGCAGCGTCGCGCTGCACCTGACGGGAGAACTCCGCAAGTTGGTGTTGGTGGGGTTGGGGGATCCCGCCGCCCTCACCTTGGAAGCCCTGAGACGAGCTACCGCCCATGGATTGCGCCAGGCCCATAGCCTTAAAGCTAAGCAGGTGATGCTGTCTTTGCCGGAAACCGGTTTGGATCGGGTGCGGGTGGTGCAGGCGGTAGCTGAAGCCGCTTTGTTGGTGGCGCACCAGGATAACCGTTTCAAATCCCAGGCCAAAACGGAAGGAGAAACCGGCTTTTCAGTACAGGAGGTGACGCTGCTGGTGCCGGGGTTAGAACAATCTCGCCCCGATTACGAAGCTGCTCTGCACCGGGCTACAGAACTGGCGGCGGGCACCATCTTGGCGCGGGAACTGGTGGCTGCCCCCGCCAACATTGTGACTCCTCTCACCTTGGCTGATACTGCGCGTCAGCTTGCCCAGGAGTACGGCCTAGAGGCGGAGATTTTGGGCCAAGAGGAATGTGAGGCCCTGGGTATGGGAGCCTTCTTGGGGGTGGCCAAAGCCTCGGATCTGCCGCCGCAGTTTATCCACCTCACCTACAAACCCGAGCAAGGGGATCCCGTCACCAAGTTGGCGTTGGTGGGTAAAGGCCTCACCTTCGACTCTGGCGGTTTGAACATTAAAACCGACTCCCGCAGCATCGCCATGATGAAGACCGATATGGGGGGATCCGCGGCGGTCTTGGGAGCAGCCCGTACCTTGGCAGCCCTGAAGCCTCAGGCGGAACTACACTTCATTGTCGCTGCCACCGAAAACATGATCAGCGGCCATGGCATGCACCCAGGGGATATCCTCACCGCCTCCAACCAAAAAACCATCGAGATCAACAACACCGACGCGGAAGGGCGCCTCACCTTGGCGGATGCGCTGGTGTTTGCCGAAAAGTTGGGTGTGGATGCCATTCTCGACTTGGCAACCCTGACCGGCGCTTGTGTGATCGCCCTTGGGGAAGAAATTGCCGGATTGTTCACCCAGGATGAGACGCTGGCCCAGGAGCTGCAGCAGGCGGCCAACCTCTCGGGGGAGAAAATTTGGCGGATGCCGATGGAGGAGAGTTACTTCGAGGGCCTCAGCTCCATTGTGGCGGATATGAAAAATACCGGCCCCCGTCCGGGCGGCTCGATCACCGCTTCTTTGTTCCTGAAGCAGTTTGTGGAGAAAACCCCCTGGGCACATTTGGATGTGGCCGGCCCCGTCTGGACAGAGCGGGATTCTGGCTACAACAACAAGGGGGCGACCGGCTACGGGGTACGAACCTTGGTGGAGTGGGTTCTGGCACGGCAGGCCGCGGGGGTGCAATCCTAA
- a CDS encoding methylenetetrahydrofolate reductase — protein sequence MTLPRSLSSSRFGQAIQQGDFLLTAEITPPKGSDTSAMLALAQQLKGRVHAINLTDSNRAMARMSPLAASVLLHQAGIEPIFQLACRDRNRLALQGDLLGGAALGLRNVLALTGDPIKVGDCADARAVFDLESVRLLQLIQRLNNGLDCNGKPLPDGGTHWLAGAAVEPQCGSFSGLERRFNRKLENGAEFFQSQMVTDFEQLERFMDKLGRPGGKPILAGIFLLKSAKNAQFINRNLPGVQIPEAIIQRLAEADHPLEEGIRIAAEQVKQARQICQGVHLMAVKAEHLIPRILDEAGIPALS from the coding sequence GTGACCCTACCCAGATCACTGTCCTCTTCCCGGTTTGGCCAGGCGATTCAGCAGGGGGACTTTTTGCTCACTGCAGAGATCACCCCACCCAAGGGATCCGACACCAGCGCGATGCTAGCACTGGCCCAACAGCTGAAGGGTCGGGTTCATGCCATCAACCTGACAGACTCCAATCGAGCCATGGCCCGCATGAGCCCATTGGCGGCTTCTGTGCTGTTGCATCAAGCGGGGATAGAGCCGATTTTTCAGCTGGCCTGTCGGGATCGCAACCGTCTGGCTCTCCAGGGAGACTTGCTGGGGGGGGCAGCTCTCGGCCTTCGCAATGTGCTGGCTTTAACCGGGGATCCGATCAAAGTGGGGGATTGTGCCGATGCCCGCGCCGTCTTTGACCTGGAATCGGTACGGTTGTTGCAGCTCATTCAACGGCTGAACAATGGACTGGACTGCAATGGCAAACCCCTGCCGGATGGGGGTACCCATTGGTTGGCGGGGGCGGCTGTAGAGCCTCAATGTGGTAGCTTTTCCGGGTTGGAACGGCGTTTTAACCGCAAGCTGGAGAATGGGGCGGAATTTTTCCAAAGCCAGATGGTAACCGATTTTGAGCAACTGGAGCGGTTCATGGACAAGCTGGGCCGTCCCGGGGGTAAGCCGATTCTGGCGGGGATCTTTCTGCTCAAATCGGCCAAAAATGCCCAATTCATCAACCGCAACCTGCCGGGGGTCCAGATCCCAGAAGCAATCATCCAACGCCTTGCTGAAGCCGACCATCCGCTGGAGGAGGGGATCCGCATCGCTGCCGAGCAGGTGAAGCAAGCCCGGCAGATTTGTCAGGGGGTACATTTGATGGCAGTCAAAGCTGAGCATTTGATCCCCCGCATTTTGGATGAGGCCGGGATCCCAGCCTTGAGCTAA
- a CDS encoding LmeA family phospholipid-binding protein, whose translation MLHSSSHLPLQFPPSSCRLRFALLISLSTMFLTWPGFAQIAGSLLNPLVAAWIRSEVQSVDNLQVQITGSDSQILNGQIPQAQVAGNNLSYQGFQVSQLQLRGQDIRLNVNEAVQGRSPLRLLAPVPVQVSLRLTEDDLNRTLQAPLIQSQLAEAQVQLPFGEQSVPFLINQPKVTLEQGRVRIQANLITPEGTAVPVAVLTGLQAQNQNQLLLVNPVWVSEGQEIPVPGLANFPIQLDAGVRIDRLELQAGQILYEGMLTIYPEAVAVPQG comes from the coding sequence GTGCTGCATTCCTCCTCCCACTTGCCACTGCAGTTCCCACCCTCTTCTTGTCGGCTGCGGTTTGCCCTGCTGATTAGCCTATCCACGATGTTTTTGACCTGGCCTGGATTTGCTCAAATTGCCGGATCCCTGCTCAACCCTTTGGTGGCGGCTTGGATTCGCTCCGAGGTGCAGAGTGTGGATAATCTGCAAGTGCAGATCACCGGTTCTGACTCGCAAATTTTGAATGGGCAGATCCCCCAAGCCCAGGTGGCGGGGAATAACCTCAGCTATCAGGGATTTCAAGTGAGCCAATTGCAACTTCGCGGCCAGGACATTCGCCTCAATGTGAACGAAGCTGTACAAGGACGTAGCCCCTTGCGGCTTTTGGCTCCCGTACCTGTACAGGTGAGTTTGCGCCTCACCGAGGATGACCTGAACCGCACCCTGCAAGCGCCCTTGATCCAGTCTCAACTGGCAGAAGCTCAAGTTCAGTTGCCTTTTGGGGAGCAGTCGGTACCCTTTTTGATCAACCAGCCCAAAGTCACTTTGGAACAAGGACGAGTGCGCATCCAGGCTAATCTAATCACCCCAGAAGGGACAGCAGTCCCAGTCGCAGTGCTAACCGGGTTGCAGGCCCAGAACCAAAACCAGCTGCTGTTGGTGAACCCGGTATGGGTAAGTGAGGGTCAGGAGATCCCAGTGCCGGGTTTGGCAAATTTCCCAATTCAGTTAGATGCGGGCGTGCGCATCGATCGCTTGGAATTGCAGGCCGGCCAAATTCTCTACGAAGGGATGTTGACCATTTACCCGGAAGCGGTAGCGGTGCCGCAAGGATAG
- a CDS encoding NAD(P)/FAD-dependent oxidoreductase produces the protein MMREKVVKPLQVSSRGALYPPSTYDPACPVGSYWDTTLTDLSWRDPAPLQQEVSCDVAILGGGLTGLSAALHLARDHQIQAHVLEAGALGWGASGRNGGFCSVGASNLPYAWMVKRVGQAETVRYYQDQRQAVEGVLELAEVEGFSVDPQGQGCYVVAHRPRYWRELEADHLIYTQVAGYPAQLLTAEELREQGFNSQENYGALNIGVGFGLNPLKLTQGLAQSARQRGAQLYSCSPLVAWEKIGSWHHWQTPGGTVRARQVIVASNGYTPEALHSSLKGSLLPVLSNILVTRPLTEAEKEAQGWWDPTPLYDTRRLLFYYRLLPDGRLLFGGRGGTRDTPEERRHLQSYMNQQMRRLFPAWKAVEIEHFWNGLACLSRQMHPHIGRSGADPSLWVGLAYHGSGVATAVWAGKVLAQDLAGLQPQISALFRRPLRPFPWPQLRLQYLRLGYLWAQWTEG, from the coding sequence ATGATGAGAGAAAAGGTTGTCAAGCCGCTGCAGGTTTCTTCTAGGGGGGCGCTTTATCCTCCCAGTACCTATGATCCGGCCTGTCCAGTGGGCAGCTACTGGGACACCACCCTCACGGATCTGAGTTGGCGGGATCCCGCTCCTTTGCAACAGGAAGTGAGCTGTGATGTGGCCATTTTGGGGGGAGGATTAACGGGGTTATCAGCAGCTTTGCATCTGGCCCGCGATCACCAGATTCAGGCTCATGTTTTGGAGGCAGGAGCCTTGGGTTGGGGCGCCTCTGGGCGCAACGGCGGCTTTTGTAGCGTCGGGGCCAGCAATCTGCCTTATGCCTGGATGGTGAAACGGGTGGGCCAAGCGGAAACGGTGCGCTATTACCAGGATCAACGGCAAGCGGTAGAGGGGGTACTGGAGCTGGCAGAGGTGGAGGGTTTCTCGGTGGATCCCCAGGGGCAGGGCTGCTATGTGGTGGCCCATCGTCCGCGATACTGGCGGGAACTGGAAGCGGATCACCTTATCTACACCCAGGTGGCGGGGTATCCGGCCCAGCTGCTCACGGCGGAGGAACTGCGGGAACAAGGCTTCAACAGCCAGGAGAACTACGGGGCTCTGAACATTGGGGTTGGGTTTGGCCTCAACCCCCTCAAGCTCACCCAAGGGTTGGCCCAATCAGCTCGTCAACGGGGGGCTCAACTGTACAGTTGTAGTCCGTTAGTGGCCTGGGAAAAGATCGGATCCTGGCATCATTGGCAAACGCCGGGAGGAACAGTACGGGCCAGACAGGTGATCGTGGCCAGCAATGGCTACACTCCAGAAGCCTTGCACTCGAGTTTGAAGGGATCCCTGTTGCCGGTGCTCTCCAACATTCTGGTGACCCGCCCCCTGACTGAAGCGGAAAAAGAAGCCCAGGGATGGTGGGATCCCACCCCCCTCTACGACACGCGGCGATTGCTGTTTTACTACCGGCTGCTGCCGGACGGGCGTCTGCTATTTGGCGGTCGGGGGGGAACGCGGGATACCCCAGAAGAACGGCGGCACTTGCAAAGTTACATGAACCAGCAGATGCGCCGCTTGTTTCCCGCCTGGAAAGCGGTAGAAATTGAGCATTTCTGGAATGGGTTAGCCTGTCTTTCCCGCCAGATGCACCCCCACATCGGTCGCTCCGGTGCGGATCCCAGCCTGTGGGTTGGGTTGGCCTATCACGGGAGCGGCGTTGCCACGGCAGTGTGGGCGGGCAAGGTTCTGGCTCAGGATCTGGCAGGCCTACAACCCCAGATCAGTGCCCTGTTTCGGCGGCCCTTGCGCCCTTTTCCTTGGCCACAGCTGCGCCTGCAGTATCTGCGGCTGGGTTACCTTTGGGCGCAATGGACGGAGGGATAG
- a CDS encoding nucleotidyltransferase family protein, with translation MVNELNLHALILSAGFSTRMGEPKALLPWKEGQTLLSYQIAQWRQAGFQPWVVLGSHNLAAAEPHLHGAEVLINPDLEAGKTHSIRVGVEGIPADFRVLGISAVDQPRPAWIYHSLLEYHLRHRAWATVPVHRGRRGHPTLIDARLREELLHLKEETLGLRQLLQDLDKRVQEVELYTADIFLDYNTSADWEAGATERDPAH, from the coding sequence TTGGTAAATGAACTCAATCTGCACGCTCTGATCCTGTCGGCTGGGTTCTCTACTCGCATGGGGGAGCCCAAGGCTCTGTTGCCCTGGAAAGAGGGCCAGACACTTCTGTCCTATCAAATTGCTCAATGGCGACAGGCGGGGTTTCAGCCGTGGGTAGTGCTGGGATCCCATAATTTGGCGGCTGCCGAACCCCATTTGCACGGGGCTGAGGTGTTGATTAACCCGGATCTCGAGGCGGGCAAAACCCATTCCATTCGCGTTGGGGTGGAAGGGATCCCAGCGGACTTTCGGGTGTTGGGGATTTCGGCGGTGGATCAACCTCGTCCGGCTTGGATTTACCACAGCTTGTTGGAGTACCATCTGCGCCATCGGGCCTGGGCTACAGTACCGGTGCATCGCGGGCGACGCGGCCATCCCACCCTGATCGATGCACGGTTGCGGGAGGAACTTTTACACCTCAAAGAAGAAACCTTGGGCTTGCGGCAGTTGTTGCAAGACTTGGACAAACGGGTACAAGAGGTGGAACTTTACACTGCGGATATCTTTCTGGACTACAATACCTCTGCCGATTGGGAGGCCGGTGCTACGGAACGGGATCCCGCCCATTGA
- the tatC gene encoding twin-arginine translocase subunit TatC: MTLMEHLDELRSRLFASVIAVVVCIIACFVVVNRIVALLEVPAQGVTFLQLAPGEYFFVSMKVAAYSGLVLATPFLLYQIARFVLPGLSVKERRLLGPVVFGSSILFVVGLVFAYYLLIPAALNFFIRYGEGVVDQAWSIDRYFEFVLLLLFSTGLAFQVPILQALLGGLGLVSAEQMFKGWRYVVLGSVVAGAILTPSTDPLTQSLLAGAVTFLYLFGIVLVKLLGK; encoded by the coding sequence ATGACCTTGATGGAACATCTAGACGAGCTGCGTAGCCGCTTGTTTGCCAGTGTGATCGCGGTGGTGGTGTGCATCATCGCCTGCTTTGTGGTGGTGAACCGCATCGTTGCCCTGCTAGAAGTGCCCGCCCAGGGGGTGACCTTCTTGCAACTGGCCCCCGGAGAGTATTTCTTCGTATCCATGAAGGTGGCGGCCTATTCCGGCTTGGTGTTGGCCACTCCATTTTTGCTGTATCAAATTGCCCGTTTCGTCCTGCCGGGACTGAGTGTTAAGGAGCGAAGACTGCTGGGGCCGGTGGTGTTTGGCTCAAGCATCCTGTTTGTGGTTGGGTTAGTCTTTGCCTACTACCTACTGATTCCAGCGGCCTTGAATTTCTTCATTCGGTACGGCGAAGGAGTTGTGGATCAAGCTTGGTCAATCGACCGCTATTTTGAGTTTGTGTTGCTGCTGCTGTTTAGCACAGGGTTGGCCTTCCAAGTGCCGATTTTGCAGGCTTTGCTGGGGGGGCTGGGCTTGGTTAGTGCGGAGCAAATGTTCAAAGGTTGGCGATATGTGGTTCTGGGTTCGGTGGTGGCGGGAGCCATTCTTACCCCCTCCACGGATCCCCTCACCCAGAGTCTTTTGGCGGGAGCAGTCACTTTTCTCTACTTGTTCGGCATCGTTCTGGTGAAGCTACTTGGTAAATGA
- a CDS encoding nuclear transport factor 2 family protein, whose protein sequence is MAMSADLKALFQDIHEKVLQGKAMDVFEQYYADDVVMQENEAPPTVGKEVNRARELDFFSKVTEFRSLELKNVAFGEDTIFAEWFADYTHAEWGKRTYHQVSVSKWRDGKIVHERFYYGS, encoded by the coding sequence ATGGCCATGAGTGCAGATTTGAAAGCCCTCTTCCAGGACATCCACGAGAAAGTCTTGCAGGGCAAGGCAATGGATGTATTTGAGCAATACTACGCGGACGATGTGGTGATGCAGGAGAACGAAGCTCCTCCTACAGTGGGTAAAGAGGTCAATCGTGCCCGCGAGCTGGACTTTTTCTCGAAGGTAACCGAGTTTCGTAGCCTTGAGCTGAAAAACGTAGCCTTTGGAGAAGACACCATTTTTGCGGAGTGGTTTGCTGACTACACCCATGCCGAATGGGGCAAACGCACCTACCATCAGGTTTCTGTGTCCAAGTGGCGAGATGGCAAAATCGTCCACGAGCGGTTCTACTACGGCAGCTAG